The nucleotide window ACGGGAATCGCATTGTCTGGAGACTCGGTAGGGCTGACTTGTATGGATGGACTCTTTTCAACAGATGCTTAGCAACATAGGCTCACCATACGAACAATGGTGCACCGGATCAACTAGGACAACGGCGATATAGCTAGCAGGTATAGGTAGTAGCTAAACAGTATATAATACTTTCCTCCTTTACTTTCTGcctacctaccctatatGATTTCTATGCAAAATGCCGTGGTAGATATCTCCTCTTAGAGCTAGCGCGATAAGTTTTCCAGAACCTGACCGGATCGGGAGGTTGGCCGGATGGCATCATCAGGGCCTTGTCTGATTTGATGTTTTGGACTCGATTTCTAAGCAGAAATATCCGCTTCTTAGCGACGCAACACAACGCAACAACCATCACAAGCCGATGAGTTTAACGACGAGGGACAAGGGAGAGATGATGAAATAGAAAAATGGAGATCGGGGGGAAATAGGTAGAAGATAAGCACCTCAGTTGTTCCCACAAGAGAGACAAGCCACCACCCAACCATATCAGTCCCTTTGATGCTCTATCATATCAAACCCATATCATTCATAGTCTGGGCTAGTTGATGCTCTTCggcgcttctcttctttacTTTGACAACGGGCGAACCCGCGGAATTGGACCTGAATCTCGGCtgccaaaaaaaaaaaaaaaaaacaggAAAGACTCTTGTATTTATTACCTATCGAAGGTACCTCACTCTAGAAGTTTAAACTTTCCCctgttcttctcttgtcCTCTTCCACTACTCCCCCCCATCAACTATATCCCCCTCTATTCAAACTTGCCCTGGACCACTGATCGACACGGGCCGTTTAATTTTTTTGCTGTCTCTGTCTTTGACATCCGAGACTTTTTTTGGTGACGCTTCGGGTCGTCGCTCAACCAGTCTAATTAACTGGAACCTCGGTCTACTGATTTATCGACTGACTAGAGCGTGACTCTATCTATCGTCGTATCGGTTTCTGATTGAACAGGTTTTCCTTGTTGTTATACTTAAAAAGTCAAACTCCGCGCCAACTCCGATATCGTggagaacaagaaccttTACGCCTAGCGTCCACCAACCCCCGGTTTCGCTTTATCAAAGAGTTTGTTCTCTTGATactctcctcctcagaaAAACTCATTCTCGGTATATACGATACGACTGGCGCAGTCTGTTCAGTCAGAGCAGCCTAGTTTCTAGGTTTAGAGGCTCATATCTCATCACTTTACCCGATTCTCATTACCCGGTTTCGTCATTTTGAACAAAATCTTTCCGAATACCGATCACACCTTACGGCAACTCCAAGCAAGGTGGGCGCGCTCAGAAAACCCCCTTCAAAGCAAAACCAAGACTTTGTCCCACGATGGGTCTTCTGTAAGCCACAACTTATAACTCATAAGGTCTTATAAGCTGACCCAACTTTAGAGCCTTGGGAACAGCCCTCGATTGGCCTGATGCCAAGAAGCGCGCCCCTCAAGTCAGAGAATGGGGTATCAAGGTGAGTTTCTTTCTCACCCTTCATATCTAATTATCCGATATAAGTGGTGATGGATTGCTAAATTTCTATAGCAACTTCTGGAGATATggaacaaggccaagggaaAGGAGCGCGATGCTCTCCTCTGGGGCGACGAGGTTGGTTCAACCACATAAAACTGAATTATCTCAACTGACATCTTACCTAGGTCGAGTATCTTGTGGTAGTTTACTCAGAGGACAACCAGCGAGTGCTGTTATCTCTTCGTCAAGCAGAGATTCTTGAGGCACTGGCTACCGACAAGGAACTGGAAAAGCAAGGTGGTTGTGTcccagatcttcaagatgtgGATACAGCTGACGCGAAGAAAAAGTACATCAGACAGTCCCTAGACTTTGCCTTCACCTGCTGACCGTGAAATAGAGAGAGGACGATCCCCGTCTTTCACCCTGAGTTTGGACGCTTCATGCTGGAAGCGACCCCAGGTAAGCCTTGGGGTATCGGCTTCAAGGAGCTCCTCGACGTGGAACCAGACATGAAGTTGCGGAGAAAGATCGCCAAAGAGCACATGCTTTCAACTGAATATCCCATCACACTCACAACATACCCTCAAATCGGCGTTCCCGGACAATTCACCGATCCCTACTTTCCGCCCTCAGGACCGCGCCTTCGCTCTCAGTTTGTCCCGGATGAGATCGCCAACCCCCATATCAGATTCCCAACTCTAGCCGCGAACATACGATCTCGACGGGGCCGCAAGGTTCAGGTCAATGTTCCTATCTATCACGACAAGAACacaccaagaccctggaaGGATCCTACCGTGGACTTTGACAAGCATGACTGGCCCGAAGACGATGACGTACGAAATGGAGCTGCCCCTGACGACTTCATCCATATGGATGCCATGGCTTTCGGAATGGGTAGCTGTTGTCTCCAGATCACTTTCCAGGCCAAGAACATCACCGAAGGAAGAATGCTCTATGATCAGCTGAGCCCGCTTGGTCCTATCATGCTGGCATTGACTGCTGCTACACCTGTGTATAAGGGGTTCCTTGCCAACACCGACGTGCGGTGGAATCAGATCAGCCGCTCCGTGGACTGCAGAACCCCCGAGGAGTTGGGAGAAAAGGTAAGTGCACTCATGCTCTACAAGTCGATCAGCACTTCTCACAATGGAACAGCCCCTCACAGAAGGTGTTCGAAGGATACCAAAGTCACGATACGCCTCCAACTCAACATATATTGCCATAGACCCTCGGTTAAGGAACGAGTACCTCGACCCTGACCTGGTCTACGACTCTGACATCAAGCGGCAACTTCTCGAAGGGGGCATGGATGATCGATTGGCCACTCACTTCGCTCACCTTTTCATCCGAGACCCCATTGTTGTCTTTGAAGAGGATCTCCAGGAGTTGGACCTCAGCAAGACTGACCACTTTGAGAACATTCAGTCAACTAACTGGCAGCACATGCGTTTCAAGCCCCCGCCTGCTGACAATAGCATCGGCTGGCGAGTCGAGTTCCGCTCCATGGAGATTCAGATCACGGATTTCGAGAACGCGGCTTTCTCTGTCTTTATGGTCTTGGTCACACGTGCAATCCTGTCATTTGACCTCAACTTCTACATCCCTATCAAGAAGGTCGACGAAAACATGGAGCGTGCACACGCAGTTGACGCTGTTCTGAAGGAGAAGTTCTACTTCCGGCGCAATCCTTTCCCTAGCCGCCCCTCGAGAGCCAACACCACCTTTGGTGACGACAGTCGACCCGGCTCAGCACATCCTAGTCGGCCAGCATCACCTGGAGGCCCAGTGGAGCACGAATTTGAGGAGATGACAGTGGATGATATTATCAACGGCTCAGAGTCGGGAGACTTTCCCGGCTTGATCCCCATTGTCGAGAGCTATCTTGACAGCGTCAACGTCGATGTATCGACTCGATGCCATCTGTCTACATATCTCGATCTGATTTCACGGCGAGCTTCAGGAAATCTTGACACAACAGCCAGATGGATCCGCAACTTCATTGATGTGCACCCCAGTTACAAGCATGACAGCGTCGTCAACGATGAGATCAACCATGATCTTATCGGCGCCGTGATTGCCATCGGCGAGCGGGAGACGGCCGGCCGTGACTTTGCGGGTCTCGGGATCCACGGCCTAGAGCGCCTGTTGAACGGCTTCCGTGGAGGATGCGGCGGTTCAAGCACAGCACCCAACGGAGAGACCAACGAAGCACAGGCGGATGCCACTAACGGGTCACTGAAGCGCAAGAGCGAGTGGATTGAAGGCCAGGAGACTGAGTCATGAGGGGAAGCGTCATTGAACTTTGGGTCGGCGTTCTTGGTTGCTTTTTTTGAGCATAATGGATGTATCTAGAAAGAGAAGAGCAGGGATCAACGCTGGTTTCAGGATATAGTTGCTATCTTGAAGGGCTATGCTGAGACACGGCACGGCTGTTACTGAAGGCCTTGAGGCAGCTAACTGACGGTGCCACACCAGAAAGATATATAAACATTGGGTGATTTTACGGTCGTCCGGGTGATGTACATTCTGCGTTCCCAAGACTCGAGGCTCGCCTCACATGCCCTAAACAAAGTACATCTTATACGAGACTGTTCACTTGAACCAAGAATAGTGAAGTCTCCAGTGCTGAATAGAGTTCAGAACCAGACATTCAACTATACCACTCTCCGTCATGGCCCTGACGATCACATGACTCCGTCTTAGTCTGCATAGCACAGTTGACATGTCAAGTTTGCATTACGGGAATTATCTCGTTGTCTCTCTCGGAGCTTTCCCACAGCATGAGACAGAGCTaactacctaggtaggtgGGTAGCAAGCAGCTAATGGATGGATCAGATGGAGATGCCATCAAAACGCCTCCTTGTAAGCGAGCTGTCTCCGTAAGCGAGAGAGGGCAAAACGTTGACCTTGGGTACCTCCTATTGCCGTGGCTGGCTGGAGGGAATTCTCAGCCGTGCCGTGCCGTGCCGGGGGGAGGTGAAG belongs to Fusarium oxysporum Fo47 chromosome V, complete sequence and includes:
- a CDS encoding glutamate-cysteine ligase-domain-containing protein, yielding MGLLALGTALDWPDAKKRAPQVREWGIKQLLEIWNKAKGKERDALLWGDEVEYLVVVYSEDNQRVLLSLRQAEILEALATDKELEKQGGCVPDLQDVDTADAKKKERTIPVFHPEFGRFMLEATPGKPWGIGFKELLDVEPDMKLRRKIAKEHMLSTEYPITLTTYPQIGVPGQFTDPYFPPSGPRLRSQFVPDEIANPHIRFPTLAANIRSRRGRKVQVNVPIYHDKNTPRPWKDPTVDFDKHDWPEDDDVRNGAAPDDFIHMDAMAFGMGSCCLQITFQAKNITEGRMLYDQLSPLGPIMLALTAATPVYKGFLANTDVRWNQISRSVDCRTPEELGEKPLTEGVRRIPKSRYASNSTYIAIDPRLRNEYLDPDLVYDSDIKRQLLEGGMDDRLATHFAHLFIRDPIVVFEEDLQELDLSKTDHFENIQSTNWQHMRFKPPPADNSIGWRVEFRSMEIQITDFENAAFSVFMVLVTRAILSFDLNFYIPIKKVDENMERAHAVDAVLKEKFYFRRNPFPSRPSRANTTFGDDSRPGSAHPSRPASPGGPVEHEFEEMTVDDIINGSESGDFPGLIPIVESYLDSVNVDVSTRCHLSTYLDLISRRASGNLDTTARWIRNFIDVHPSYKHDSVVNDEINHDLIGAVIAIGERETAGRDFAGLGIHGLERLLNGFRGGCGGSSTAPNGETNEAQADATNGSLKRKSEWIEGQETES